One Fibrobacter sp. UWB16 DNA window includes the following coding sequences:
- a CDS encoding M20/M25/M40 family metallo-hydrolase → MQNQIKKDIHENMPRYIDMLSSLVAIPSISFDNFDQKYVLDSANTVKAMFEKAGLTNIQFLMPPSGRPSVYAESLTSPDKPTILLYAHHDVQPPMREALWDTPPFTATQKGDRLFGRGTADDKAGIITHLAALEQVRRELKSNGPNLKFIIEGEEESGSAGFEKILTEHAELLKSDAVIIADLGNFAKGTPSITTTLRGMSAINVTLRATKAPLHSGSWSGPIPDPAQALCRMIASLTDKDGKILIPHYEDDIIPPTKEELESYKSLGMTEEIFRNDGGVLEQVKLNVPEDEILLSLWRRPSIIVSTIESGSRVNAGNVLQDSAYARIGIRLAPGMDAVKCTDMLADFLKAQVPNNMEITIDKEGGANPFTTDTNHPFFKKMSEAMTDAYASPTKFIGCGASIPGAELFRNTLGNIPILLTGLEDPECNAHGENESLYLPDFESGIVAEALFFASIS, encoded by the coding sequence ATGCAAAATCAAATCAAGAAAGATATTCACGAAAACATGCCACGCTATATCGACATGCTTTCGAGCCTGGTAGCCATCCCCTCCATCAGTTTTGACAATTTTGACCAGAAGTACGTTTTGGACTCCGCGAACACCGTCAAGGCGATGTTTGAAAAAGCGGGACTCACGAACATCCAGTTTTTGATGCCGCCGAGCGGGCGCCCGAGCGTTTACGCAGAAAGCCTTACAAGCCCGGACAAGCCGACCATCCTTTTGTACGCTCATCACGACGTGCAGCCGCCCATGCGAGAAGCTTTGTGGGACACGCCGCCGTTTACGGCCACGCAGAAAGGCGACCGTCTCTTTGGACGCGGCACCGCTGACGACAAGGCGGGAATCATCACGCATCTCGCAGCCCTTGAACAGGTTCGCCGCGAACTCAAGAGCAACGGTCCGAACCTCAAGTTTATCATTGAAGGTGAAGAAGAATCCGGAAGCGCAGGCTTCGAAAAGATTCTCACGGAACATGCAGAACTCTTGAAGAGCGACGCCGTCATTATTGCAGACCTCGGGAACTTCGCGAAGGGAACACCGTCCATCACGACGACGCTCCGCGGCATGAGCGCCATCAACGTCACGCTCCGTGCGACAAAGGCTCCGCTCCATTCTGGCTCTTGGTCCGGCCCGATTCCAGACCCCGCCCAGGCTCTTTGCCGCATGATTGCAAGCCTCACCGACAAGGACGGCAAGATTCTCATCCCGCATTACGAAGATGACATTATCCCGCCGACCAAGGAAGAGCTTGAATCTTACAAGTCGCTCGGCATGACCGAAGAAATTTTCCGCAACGACGGCGGCGTTCTTGAACAGGTCAAGTTGAACGTTCCCGAAGACGAAATTTTGCTTTCGTTGTGGCGCCGCCCGAGCATCATCGTAAGCACAATTGAATCCGGATCCCGCGTGAACGCCGGTAACGTGCTGCAAGACAGCGCCTATGCCCGAATCGGCATCCGCCTGGCACCCGGCATGGACGCCGTGAAATGCACCGACATGCTCGCCGACTTCCTCAAGGCCCAAGTTCCGAACAACATGGAAATCACCATCGACAAGGAAGGCGGCGCCAATCCGTTCACGACCGACACGAATCACCCGTTCTTCAAAAAGATGAGCGAAGCCATGACAGACGCTTACGCCTCCCCCACCAAATTCATAGGCTGCGGCGCAAGCATCCCAGGTGCAGAGCTTTTCCGTAACACGCTCGGTAACATCCCGATTTTGCTCACGGGCCTCGAAGACCCGGAATGCAATGCCCATGGCGAAAACGAAAGCCTTTACCTGCCCGATTTCGAAAGCGGAATCGTTGCAGAAGCGCTTTTCTTTGCATCTATTTCGTAA
- a CDS encoding NAD-dependent deacylase: MKRKRLVVLTGAGISAESGLRTFRGNDGMWEHENIEDVCTPDALRRDPKRVKDFYNFLRKGLPEHQPNAAHIALAKLEERLGDEFLLVTQNVDDLHERGGSKRVLHMHGDLMKLRCTKNEHEFEFTGEETLDTKCPICGSPVRPDIVFFGETPLYMDEIQEALMNCDEFAYIGTSSVVYPAAGFKSFAKSYGAKVTCLNLETPYGDPYTDVVIQGKATEIVPKWCEEFK, from the coding sequence ATGAAACGTAAAAGACTCGTCGTACTGACAGGCGCAGGAATCAGCGCGGAATCTGGCCTCCGCACATTCCGCGGAAACGACGGCATGTGGGAACACGAAAACATCGAAGACGTCTGCACGCCAGACGCCCTCCGTCGCGACCCGAAGCGCGTCAAAGACTTTTACAACTTCTTGCGAAAGGGTCTCCCCGAGCATCAGCCGAATGCGGCGCACATCGCGCTTGCCAAGCTCGAAGAGCGCCTCGGCGACGAATTCTTGCTCGTGACGCAGAACGTCGACGACCTCCACGAACGTGGAGGAAGCAAGCGCGTTTTGCACATGCACGGAGACCTGATGAAACTCCGTTGCACCAAGAACGAGCATGAATTCGAATTCACGGGAGAAGAAACATTGGACACAAAATGCCCGATTTGCGGTAGCCCCGTGCGCCCGGACATTGTGTTCTTTGGCGAAACGCCTTTGTACATGGACGAGATTCAAGAAGCACTCATGAACTGCGATGAATTCGCCTATATCGGCACAAGCAGCGTTGTGTATCCAGCAGCAGGTTTCAAGAGTTTTGCGAAATCGTACGGAGCAAAAGTCACTTGCTTAAATCTAGAAACCCCCTATGGCGACCCGTACACGGACGTCGTCATTCAAGGGAAAGCAACAGAAATCGTTCCCAAGTGGTGCGAAGAATTCAAGTAG
- a CDS encoding Hpt domain-containing protein, which translates to MITIEKLNSFGVDTAEGLERCFGNEALYLKLVTTIPDDATFERLEKKVAAKDLDGAFEAAHALKGVLGNLSLTPLYTLAVEITELLRNRTQMDYSALLVKFFEKRDELGKLCAE; encoded by the coding sequence GTGATTACTATTGAAAAACTGAATTCTTTCGGTGTCGACACGGCCGAAGGCCTTGAACGCTGCTTTGGAAACGAAGCCCTGTATTTGAAACTGGTGACGACGATTCCTGACGACGCTACTTTTGAACGATTGGAGAAGAAAGTTGCGGCCAAGGACTTGGATGGTGCGTTTGAAGCGGCTCATGCACTAAAGGGCGTTCTCGGGAACCTTTCGCTCACGCCGCTATATACGCTTGCTGTCGAGATTACCGAACTCTTGCGCAATCGCACGCAAATGGATTACAGCGCACTTTTGGTCAAATTTTTCGAAAAACGAGATGAGCTCGGCAAGCTTTGTGCTGAATAA
- a CDS encoding EAL domain-containing protein, with product MDFVGQQGVLRRRVLVVDDEMVNREILGNFLSTVYTVDYASNAKIALGMLMNPDVEYSLVLLDLIMPVMSGIEFLEHRVESDRLKSIPVVVMTSEKAFEIKCLKLGAADFITKPFNLPEVVLARCERIIELFEKKSIIRNTEKDVLTGLLAKDYFFEYVRRSELLGKQIPRDALVFDIERFHLVNEFCGRAFGNMLLSKIGEALLALVPQMNAFACRAHADTFYIFAEHQEDYSDLRKALDSVIASFFHISNIRIRYGIWENVSREFEIEVWFDRAKIACDSNRGDSSKCIARYNNELHAKYIFEETLIHDLDEAIANKELKVYYQPKYSIVGEKPRLTSAEALVRWIHPKLGFINPGDFIPLFESNGLIRKVDNYVWKESAAQIRRWKDLYGESIPVSVNVSRINIMDPDLEAKLEDICSRYEISTSEIMLEVTESAYSENTNRLVEVVDKLRKNGFRIEMDDFGAGYSSLNMITTVPVDVLKIDMSFVRNMEKDECNLKLVKIIIEIAKFLKIPSVAEGVETESQLNMLKQMGCDIIQGYYFSKPVPAMDFAPFIEREISEKNLKKGE from the coding sequence ATGGATTTTGTTGGACAACAGGGTGTTTTAAGGCGTCGTGTACTTGTTGTAGACGACGAAATGGTGAACCGCGAAATTTTAGGAAATTTCCTTTCGACGGTTTATACGGTCGATTACGCGAGCAATGCAAAAATCGCACTTGGGATGCTGATGAATCCCGATGTCGAGTATTCGCTTGTGTTGCTGGACTTGATTATGCCTGTGATGAGTGGCATCGAGTTCCTGGAACACCGCGTTGAAAGCGATCGTCTAAAGTCGATTCCTGTTGTCGTAATGACTTCGGAGAAGGCTTTTGAAATCAAGTGTCTAAAGCTTGGAGCCGCTGATTTTATCACGAAACCGTTCAATTTGCCCGAAGTTGTATTAGCTCGGTGCGAGCGCATTATTGAACTTTTTGAAAAGAAAAGTATCATCCGCAATACCGAAAAAGATGTGCTTACGGGGCTTTTGGCTAAAGACTACTTCTTTGAGTATGTACGCCGATCGGAACTGTTGGGTAAGCAGATTCCCAGGGACGCTCTGGTTTTCGATATTGAACGCTTCCATTTGGTGAATGAATTTTGTGGGCGTGCTTTTGGCAATATGCTCCTTTCCAAAATTGGTGAAGCCCTGCTCGCGCTTGTTCCGCAGATGAATGCTTTTGCGTGCCGTGCCCATGCGGATACGTTCTACATTTTTGCAGAGCATCAGGAAGATTATTCTGATTTGCGTAAAGCCTTAGATTCTGTAATTGCAAGCTTTTTCCATATCAGCAATATTCGAATCCGTTATGGAATTTGGGAAAATGTCAGCCGAGAATTCGAAATTGAAGTTTGGTTTGACCGCGCAAAGATCGCCTGTGATTCAAATCGCGGTGATTCATCGAAATGTATTGCGCGTTACAATAATGAATTGCATGCAAAGTATATCTTTGAAGAAACTCTCATCCATGATCTTGATGAAGCCATTGCCAATAAGGAATTGAAAGTCTATTACCAGCCCAAGTATAGCATTGTGGGTGAAAAACCGCGACTGACGAGCGCTGAGGCGCTGGTGCGTTGGATTCATCCGAAACTGGGCTTCATTAATCCAGGTGATTTTATTCCATTATTTGAATCTAACGGGCTTATCCGCAAAGTGGATAACTATGTGTGGAAGGAATCTGCTGCACAAATCCGACGTTGGAAAGATTTGTATGGAGAATCTATACCGGTATCTGTGAACGTCTCCCGTATAAACATCATGGATCCAGATCTTGAAGCAAAGCTGGAAGACATTTGTTCAAGGTATGAAATTTCTACGAGCGAAATCATGCTGGAAGTCACAGAAAGTGCATATTCCGAAAATACGAATAGACTTGTCGAGGTTGTTGACAAGCTACGTAAAAATGGATTCCGCATAGAAATGGATGACTTTGGTGCAGGATACTCGTCCTTGAACATGATTACTACGGTCCCGGTTGATGTATTAAAGATTGATATGTCTTTTGTCCGTAATATGGAAAAGGACGAATGCAACTTGAAACTCGTAAAGATTATTATTGAAATTGCGAAGTTTCTCAAGATTCCGTCAGTTGCTGAAGGCGTTGAAACCGAATCTCAGTTAAACATGTTAAAACAAATGGGCTGTGATATTATTCAGGGGTATTACTTCTCCAAGCCTGTGCCTGCAATGGATTTTGCTCCATTTATAGAGCGTGAAATAAGTGAAAAAAATTTGAAAAAAGGGGAATAA
- a CDS encoding hybrid sensor histidine kinase/response regulator gives MVWKKRNGIKDTAVGNIVMAIALIAGFIVLGYSAVQNVSSMFMEELAGRREQFVESKLEDYINSLEFAVELLTTENLSSEKNFQSYQYRLKHVYGLERFAFVDSNGLIYTSNGTRNDIDLYDFDYKNLTKPVISLKKAEDENKTLIVAIPINNKYYNKKKLVVSFMEITIARLLEGVSLQLDTNSAASCNIYTKDGKSLKSMVLGGLTNDENLFTAMEHATFEDGYTIDKIREDFAAHRQGSTSFSYNGMQETVYYMPVKSTDWMLTYLVRDNVSTEQMSSFSEGILERNLIIAIIILFVIIILFIFFLIQTRRTAKLKIEREIIDAENRVKQKKLEDELELQQKLIDQERKRNEQSYMITAMASDYQSVFYVDLEEDISICYRKNDSVPTPFKKGDKFKFSESFTQYAHKYVAPEYQKKFLEFIDPANIVRRLQKNALIALRYMVIRDGKESYEMLRMAGVRDDENSETLRIIGVGFSDIDEEMRDSLAKNQALIDALKVAEEANKAKTVFLSNMSHEIRTPMNAIIGLDSLALHEENISPKMQDYLEKIGSSAEHLLSLINEILDMSRIESGRLTIRNEEFSFTKLLEQVNTIFNGQCEEKGIHYSCNVDPKIDSYYIGDGIKIRQILINILGNAVKFTPKDGNIAFDIKKTAKFDKNSTLTFKISDTGIGMSKEYLPKLFEPFSQENSGTTNKYGSSGLGLAITKGIVDMMNGKIEVESEKGKGTTFTITLTLLNSGRSDVIESNDVEIRPSEMSVLVVDDDDVALQHAKVVLEKSGIAVETAPSGREAIEMVKLRHARCNPYSLVVLDWKMNEMDGVETAQQIRAVTSDDTAIIVLTAYNWDDVLDEAHAAGVDSFIAKPILTDHLLDELKDILKKKRQHTAPKKTKAELTGRCILLAEDMEVNAQIMIEILKMRQVSTEHAENGRIAVEMFEKSPVGYYDAILMDMRMPEMDGLEATAAIRKLDRPDAKKIPIIALTANAFDEDVQRSLQAGLNAHLSKPVKPDILFETLEGML, from the coding sequence ATGGTGTGGAAAAAAAGGAACGGCATAAAAGACACAGCCGTCGGAAACATCGTTATGGCCATAGCTCTAATCGCAGGCTTTATAGTCCTAGGCTATAGCGCGGTACAAAACGTTAGCTCCATGTTCATGGAAGAACTGGCCGGACGTAGAGAACAGTTTGTTGAGTCAAAACTTGAAGACTATATCAACAGCCTTGAATTTGCTGTTGAGCTTTTGACAACAGAAAATTTATCTAGTGAAAAAAACTTTCAATCATACCAGTACCGTCTAAAGCATGTCTATGGATTGGAACGATTCGCCTTCGTCGATTCAAACGGGCTCATTTACACCTCCAACGGAACACGTAACGACATCGATCTTTACGATTTCGATTACAAGAATCTCACCAAGCCCGTAATTTCACTAAAAAAAGCCGAAGACGAGAACAAGACACTCATCGTCGCTATTCCAATTAACAACAAATATTACAACAAGAAAAAACTTGTCGTTTCCTTTATGGAAATCACCATTGCGCGCCTTCTCGAAGGAGTTTCCCTACAGTTAGACACGAATAGCGCGGCATCTTGCAACATTTATACAAAAGACGGCAAGTCGCTGAAGAGCATGGTTCTCGGAGGACTCACCAACGATGAAAACTTGTTCACAGCCATGGAGCACGCAACATTTGAAGATGGCTACACCATTGACAAGATTCGTGAAGACTTCGCGGCTCACAGGCAGGGTTCTACGTCATTTTCATACAACGGCATGCAAGAAACCGTTTATTATATGCCCGTCAAGTCTACAGACTGGATGTTGACATACCTCGTTCGTGACAACGTTTCCACAGAACAGATGAGTTCCTTTTCTGAAGGCATTCTTGAGAGGAACCTCATCATCGCCATTATTATTTTATTCGTCATCATTATCTTATTCATTTTCTTCCTTATCCAAACACGACGCACAGCAAAGCTCAAAATCGAGCGTGAAATCATTGATGCCGAAAACAGAGTCAAGCAGAAGAAACTTGAAGACGAACTTGAGCTCCAGCAAAAGCTCATTGACCAGGAGCGCAAGCGTAACGAACAAAGTTACATGATTACGGCAATGGCATCAGATTACCAAAGCGTTTTTTATGTAGACCTGGAAGAGGACATCTCTATTTGCTATCGCAAAAACGATTCCGTTCCAACACCATTCAAGAAGGGTGACAAATTTAAATTCAGCGAATCGTTTACTCAATACGCCCATAAATACGTCGCTCCGGAATACCAAAAGAAATTTCTTGAATTTATCGACCCCGCAAACATTGTCAGGAGATTGCAGAAAAACGCACTCATTGCGTTACGCTACATGGTCATCCGCGACGGCAAGGAAAGCTACGAAATGCTTCGCATGGCAGGCGTGCGAGATGACGAGAACAGCGAAACGCTCCGCATTATTGGCGTCGGGTTCTCCGACATTGACGAAGAAATGCGCGACTCTCTCGCCAAAAACCAAGCACTCATTGATGCGTTAAAGGTCGCCGAAGAAGCGAACAAGGCAAAGACCGTTTTCCTCTCGAACATGAGCCATGAAATACGCACCCCGATGAACGCCATTATCGGTCTTGACAGCCTTGCACTCCACGAAGAAAACATTTCCCCAAAGATGCAAGACTATCTCGAAAAGATCGGTTCCTCTGCCGAGCACCTTTTGAGCCTCATCAACGAAATCCTAGACATGAGCCGAATCGAAAGTGGAAGACTGACTATCCGCAACGAAGAATTTTCTTTCACGAAACTTCTCGAACAAGTGAATACCATTTTCAACGGCCAGTGCGAAGAAAAAGGCATCCATTACAGCTGCAATGTCGACCCAAAAATCGACAGCTATTATATTGGCGACGGCATAAAGATCCGCCAAATTCTCATCAACATTCTTGGAAACGCAGTCAAATTCACGCCGAAGGACGGCAATATAGCCTTTGACATCAAAAAGACGGCTAAATTCGACAAAAATTCTACGCTCACCTTCAAGATTAGCGACACCGGCATCGGCATGAGCAAGGAATACTTACCCAAGCTCTTTGAACCGTTCAGCCAGGAAAACTCGGGAACGACAAACAAGTACGGAAGTAGCGGTCTTGGGCTTGCCATTACCAAGGGTATTGTCGACATGATGAACGGCAAGATTGAAGTCGAAAGTGAAAAGGGCAAGGGTACGACATTTACGATTACGCTCACGCTTTTGAATTCTGGCCGCTCCGATGTTATCGAAAGTAACGATGTGGAAATCCGTCCGAGCGAAATGAGCGTCCTCGTCGTCGACGATGATGATGTGGCATTACAACACGCCAAGGTCGTTCTTGAAAAGTCGGGAATTGCCGTCGAAACAGCCCCTTCAGGACGAGAAGCCATCGAGATGGTAAAGCTCCGCCACGCTAGATGCAACCCATACAGCCTTGTCGTTTTGGACTGGAAGATGAACGAAATGGACGGCGTAGAAACGGCTCAACAAATTCGCGCAGTCACAAGCGACGACACGGCAATCATCGTGCTCACGGCCTACAACTGGGACGATGTTCTGGACGAAGCGCACGCCGCTGGCGTCGATAGCTTTATCGCAAAACCGATCTTGACGGACCACCTTCTGGACGAACTCAAGGACATCCTCAAGAAGAAACGCCAGCATACAGCACCCAAAAAGACGAAGGCGGAACTTACAGGAAGATGCATCCTCCTTGCTGAAGACATGGAAGTGAACGCCCAAATCATGATTGAAATTCTGAAGATGCGTCAGGTGAGTACGGAGCATGCCGAAAACGGAAGAATCGCCGTCGAGATGTTCGAAAAATCACCAGTCGGCTATTACGACGCCATTCTTATGGATATGCGCATGCCAGAGATGGATGGCTTGGAAGCGACGGCGGCAATCCGCAAATTGGACCGCCCCGACGCCAAAAAGATTCCGATTATCGCGCTCACGGCAAACGCATTCGATGAAGATGTTCAGCGCAGCTTGCAAGCAGGCCTCAACGCACATTTAAGCAAGCCTGTAAAGCCCGATATCTTGTTCGAAACG